GATGGAACTATTAGTCCATCCTGTGCGTAACCGATATAGTAATAGAAGAGATTTGAGAAGCCGGAGGGGTAATTATGAATCGTAAAAGTATACAAGCAGCACTTACCGCCATCCTGATGATTGTGCTTCTGCTGCCGCTGGCACCCGGGCGGGCGGAGGCTGCTGTTCCGAAACATTCAGAATCATTCTATGTGAATGACTTTGCAGGCGTAATTGATGAGAAGACCGAGAATTATATGGTCAATTACGGGGTGAAGCTGCATCAGAAGACTGGAGCCCAGGTGGTGCTGGTCACCGTGAATTCGACGAACGGCGTCTCTATGGAGAAATATGCGACCTCGCTGTTCAATTCATGGGGAGTCGGCTCGGCGGATAAGAACAATGGACTGCTGCTGCTGCTCTCCATTAAGGACGATGATTACTGGGCCGTTCCCGGCAAAGGACTGGAGACTGAGCTGAACAGTGGTGTAATCTCGAAGATTCTCTCGGCATCGCTGGAGCCGGACTTTGCTGCCAAGAAGTATAGCGCCGGTGCTAATAAAACCTATGGCTCCTTCATTCAGAAGCTCGGCGGAAGCTACTCGGAAACACTAGGCACCCGAAGCTATGTCTCGGACAATGCGGGCGTCCTCCCACAAGTCACCAAGGATTATCTGAACCAGTCTAGCAACCGTTACGCGGCTACCACCGGGAGCGGAATCTATGTTGTAACTGTTAAGAATACTGGCGACAAAAGCCTGCAGGATTACACCTATGCGAAGTTCGCCGGTGTTGCAGCCGGACCCAGGGATGTGATGCTGGTGCTCGATATCGGCGGGGATAACTATCATGTGCTACAGGGCAAGTCGATCGACAGAGTGCTGACGAATGACCGGATCAGCGGGATTCTGAATACGGTGCTGGAGCCGAAATTTGCGGCAAAAGATTACGCAGGCGGCGCAACGGGGACAGCGAATGCCTTCTACAGCTTCTTCCTGGCGCGGGCAGATGCTGCTTCGGGAAAAGCCGCAGGCAGCTCCGCATCCGCAGCAGCCTCCACCGTCAGCAAAGCACCTGTGACAGCGAAGGAACCAGTGGAGCTGGTGCCTGTCTCCAGATCGAAGGGGATGATGATTCTCGGGATTTTCCTGGTTCTTGTCGCACTAATCAGTCTCGTGGCTGCTTCGCGCAACCGTTATGTTGCCCGTTACGGGACACGGATAAATCCGCATAACCCGCGCAATATCCGGCGCTACGGCGTCTGGACCGGCCAGCCTGGTTATGGCTACAGCCAGAGAAGAAGATACCGGCGGCCGCACCATCACTCCTCCTCGGGGAGCAGCTCATCCAGCTCCAGCAGCTTCTGGGGCAGTAACTCCGGGGGCGGCGGTTCTTCGAGCGGAGGGGGAGCGGGGCGGTATTCCTCGCGTGACGACGATGATGACGATGACAGAAATCATGGCGGTGGCGGGTCCTCAGGCGGCGGCGGAGCCGGCCGGTATTCCTCCAACGATGACGACGATGATAGCAACTCCGGGGGCGGCGGCAGTGCAAGCAGTGGTGGCGGTGTGGGCAGACACGGGTGAGCCTGGCACTCTAACCCGTTAAGGGTTAGGCGTTGTTCGTCCACATGCTGAAGTGCAACACGCACAGAATGGACAAGTGGGGGAAGCCGTGCAGAGATGCGCGGCTTTTTTTCAAAAGCACAGTGCAACTGGAAAGGAATGATTGACTTTATGAGTACTTCTATAAGGGTCCGCCGGATGAAGTCCGAGGACATTACATGGATACATGAAGGGCTGGCCCCGCATGATGTCAGCAAACCCGTAGAGTATATTGAACAGTGTTGGAAGGAAAACGAAGGGGAGAAGCGGCTTACGCTCGTAGCCTTTCGTGAGGATGAGTTTGCAGGCTGGGGACATATCGTGTATACCTCAAACTATCCTTATTTTGCAGAAAATCATATTCCAGAGATTCAGAATCTCGATGTGATCTCTACCTTACGAAAACGCGGCATAGGGAATGTGCTGATGGAAGCCCTCGAAGCAGAAGTGTTCGCTACATTCGATACGATTGGAATTGGGTTTGGACTGTATGCCAGCTACGGTACTGCACAACGGCTGTACACCAAACGCGGCTACATTCCGGATGGCCGGGGACTCATGTATGACAACCTGCCCGCTGTTCCTGGAAGCCAGGTTCGGGTGGATGATGAGCTTACGCTATACTTGACAAAATCAAGGTAGAGCACGAATTACCATTACAATAGCGGTAGTCAGGGATATTAATGTCCGGGCTGCCGCTATTAGGTTTCTTTAGATTTCAGCATCATAGCGTGCCAAAAAATCAGGAACCCATTGAGGATTTGTCATAAGCGCCACCGATTCATACTCTAATTCCTCAGCAACTCATCGTCGGTCATGGATACAAAGAAGGTAATGTCCTCTTTGGTTTGATTATATTTTGTGAATAAATCGTCCTTGGTTTCATTAACAACCTTGGCAATGATTTTGACCATTTCATCTTTATATTGGTATACATTATCCTCTGCATATAAAAAACGGCTGATATGATTGAAATGCGAATGCTCTCCATATTGAAATTCGGAAATTCCCCATTTGTAATAAAGCTCTGTTTCAGCATCATCACATAAGCCTTCACTTGTCATATCGGCAATATGTCTGGCAAGTGATTGCTCTGTATTGACAGCAAGGAACAGAGTGACAAAGTCGCTATCCGTCCCGACTGCACAGACATATACCTTCTCATGTGCTACTTCCTCTAAAATAGCTTCAAGGTCAGCCACAAAGCCCTCGCGAATCCGTTGTTCAAATTCAGTTAGAAAATCGTTCATTATAACCCTCCTTATATTACGAAATGGTGTTAATTCTGTTCGTGCGAGTGCTTGCATCTCTATTAATTCAGAGCCGTTCATACCCCAGCCGGTTTGTCCTAAGGTTAGGTGAGGAAGGTAGCTGTCCAGCTCAAAATAACGGGCGATAAGCTCTGGTGAAGGTGAAACGGCCCTTACAAGTCTACTATGTAACTCTGATAAATGCTGCGAACGAACGCCTAAACCTATGACAGAATCTCCTATACTTATCGGAGCATTCAAAGATAACTCAAGCGGCGAACATGAGGAACAAACTCTTTTCACGTGCTGCAACCACTCTAAATCCTGATATAGTCCGCCCTGAGCTACTGCATTCAAGCTCCTCTTTTCCTTTGTATCCTTATGCTTAGAATATAACTTCACTCTACCATAAATTAGAAGCAACTTTACTAGTTTACAGTTTCTGGACAGAGTTAAACAAACTGAAACTTTTAAATCAGAGATTTCGTCTATCATGGAAGTTGTGAGTTTATAGACTTAACCATTATCAGTATGTTAGGGAGGATTTCAGAAGTGAGCTCTTTACCACAACGTTCTACTGTCCGCAAGAAGAAGAAGCCAGCGCCGAAGCGCAAGAAAAGGGGTTTTTTCCGTACACTCTTCAGGGTGTTCATGGTCTGTTTCATTCTAGTTATAGCAGCCGGAGGCTGGCTCTATTTCGCACCGTCGGCCAAGAATACACGCTTCCTGATCGCAGATACGCTGATTACAACTCAACACCGGCACTGGGCCAAATATATTATCGGCGAAGAGGAACTGAAGCACCGCGTCAGTGATTATACCAAGCGCTTCGAGGAGATGGGCGACGAGGTTGATACCCATGAGATCAAGCCTGAGCCTGTAAAGGAAGCTGAGCATACACCGCTCGTCCAGATTGAAGAAGTCACGGGCAGCGGCTATAGCGGCTATGTCATGATTGTGAACGACCCCAAGAAGGTACGCCTGGGTGTACCGGGCAAAATCGGCTCCGGAGAAAAGGTATCCAGCATGGTGGCACGGACGGGGGCTATCGCCGGGGTCAACGGCGGCGGCTTCGCCGACCCGAACTGGAAGGGCAATGGCTTCAAGCCGATCGGGCTGGTGATCTCGCAAGGGAAGCTGTTCTACAATGGACTGGGCGGCAAGAAATCCACTCAGATTGTCGGCATCGATAAGGAAGGCAAAATGGTCGCCGGTAACTACACTCTGGATCAGCTCAGCAAGATGGGGGTGCAGGAGGCGGTTTCTTTTCAGCCACGGATTATTGTGAACGGTAAAGGCCAGATTAAGAATGCCGCCGAAGGCTGGGGCATCGCGCCAAGAACAGCAATGGGCCAACGGGCAGACGGTGCGCTCATCTTCGTAGTGATTGACGGACGGCAGCCGGGCTACAGCATCGGAGCGAACCTGTATGATGTGCAGCAGATTATGCTGAAGCATGGAGCGGTCATCGCGGCCAATCTGGACGGGGGATCTTCGACGGTGCTGGTGAAGGACAATGAGATTGTCAACAAGCCCTCTTCGCAGTATGGGGAGCGTTACTTGCCAACAGCATTCCTGGTATTCGATGACCCCGAGAACGCGAAGATCAAGAATATCTGGGAAGGGCTGGACCCGTCCAAGATCGACGCAGGCAAGAAGCGCAGCCAGTAACATCCGCTAGGCCGCCTGCTTCAATAATCTATAGTAGATCAGACGCGGCAGGTGTGCTAGGATAACAAGTAAATTCTTATTTTGCTGAACCTGCCAGGTGAAGTCCTTGATCGGAGGGGGAAAAGGTTTGACTTTGCAGCAGCTCCGCTACGCGATTGAGATTGCGAACAGCGGTTCTATGAATGAAGCGGCCAAACGGTTATTTGTGTCGCAGCCCAGCCTCTCGAATGCTATCAAGGAGCTGGAGAGCGAGCTTGGCATCACGATTTTTGAACGGAATAACCGGGGGATCAGTATCTCTGCGGAAGGCATGGAATTCCTGGGCTACGCCCGGCAGATTATTGAGCAGACCGAATTCATGGAGAACCGCTATACCGGCAAGAAGCGCAGCCCGATCTATTTCTCGGTATCTACACAGCATTATGCGTTTGTTACGGATGCTTTTGTGAAGCTGATGAAGGAGAGCAAGGTGCAGGAATACAATTTCAGCCTGAGAGAGAAGCAGACCTATGAGATCATCGAGGATGTGCGTACCCTGCGCAGCGACATTGGGATTCTGTATATCAATGAGAGCAACTATAAGATCATGAACAAGCTGTTCAGTGACGGGAACCTGAAGTTCACCCCGCTGTTCAATACGAATCCGCATGTCTATGTGCGGGCAGGGCATGTATTGGCTGCAAAAGAGTGGATCACGGCGGAGGATATTCATCCGTATCCTTACATTACTTTTGAGCAGGGGGATAACAATTCGCTGCATTTCTCGGAGGAGATGCTTAGCTTCACGCAGATTGAGAAGAATATTAAGGTGACCGACCGGGCCACGCTGACTCATTTGCTGCTCGGAAGCGATTCGTATACCGTAGGGACCGGGATTATGGCCTCTGAGCTGGATGATGCGGGGCTGATCACGATTCCTTTTGACAGCAAGGAAGTGTTCTCAGTCGGCTGGATTGCCCACAAGGACCGCAAACCGAGTGAGATTATGTCTACATATATTGATATTCTGAATGATCTGGTGTCGGGTAATGTTTTCGAGCTTGAATCTTTCTTACTATAAGAGCAGGAGGGACGTATGAGCAGTCCAGTTATCGGATCGACTAGAAACGCACCGCCCTTCCGCTACGACATTGTCGGGAGCTTCCTGCGTACAGATGCGATTAAGAATGCGCGCAGCCTGCATGTAAAAGGTGAACTAACTGCGGGACAACTGCAGGAAATTGAGAATGCGGAGATTCTGAAGCTGCTGGAGCAGGAGAAGGCCCTTGGGCTGAAGGCTGTCACAGACGGCGAATTCCGCCGCTCCTGGTGGCATCTGGACTTCTTCCTCGGGATCGAGGGGACAGGCAAGATCACTCTTGGCGGTACTCCCGGCGCTACCAAAGAACAGCTGAACCGCGCTGAGAGCTTTAGAATTACCGGTAAAATCGCCTTCGGAAACCATCCTATGATCGAGGAATTCCGCACCTTGCAGCAAATGGCCGGAGAGACGCTGGCCAAAATGACGATTCCTGCACCCTCTTTGTTCCATTTCGTGCAGGAGTATAACGGAAACGATGTTTATTCCGATACCGAAACGCTGTACGGAGATATCATTCAGGTGTACCGGACGGCGATTCAGGCCTTCTATGATGCCGGTTGCCGTTATCTGCAGCTGGACGATACCACCTGGGGGACGCTGTGCAGCGGCAGACATCGTGCTCATCTGCGCAGCAGGGGCGTTGACCCGGATCAGCTTGCGAAGGATTACGTCCGGCTGATTAATGAGAGCATTGCCGGCCGCCCGGCGGACATGACCATTGCCCTGCATGTATGCCGGGGCAATCTCCGCTCCACCTGGTTCGCCGCCGGCGGGTACGGGCCGGTCGCCGAGGAGCTTTTCTCGAATACGAACGTGGACGCGTTCTTCCTCGAATACGACAATGAACGCTCCGGCGACTTCGAACCGCTGCGCTTCATCCGGGACCAATTCGTTGTACTGGGACTGGTGACAACCAAGCATGGTGGCCTGGAGAGCAAGGAGCAGCTCATCGCGCGTATCGAAGAAGCTGCACAGTATGTAGACATCAACAAGCTATGCCTAAGCACACAATGCGGCTTCGCCTCTTCGGAGGAAGGCAATATTTTGACGGAAGAAGAGCAGTGGGATAAGCTGCGGCTGGTGATTGAGACGGCGAATGAGGTTTGGGTGTAGTGTTGGATTAGTTGGGATGAATTGAGTGGGGAGGATTGCCGGGGGCGGCGATCCTCCTTTTTGTATGGCTCTAAGCAGCGGCCGGATAATAGGTGGATTTCATCCACTTGCTGATGAAGGAACAGACTTTGTTGGGGCAGCAGTTGGATAAATGACACTTAATTTCTCGCATATTATGCCGTAGCGGCCTATCCCGATGCAGTAGTTACTGTTTTTCCACTTGTATACCTGAAACTACTAGAAACAGGGGATTTAAGATACATTATTCCATTTGTTTGCTGCGGAGGGCGGGTGTGTTCTGTGTGCTTGTAATTCTAGAAGCTGTAGTCTTCTTTTTAAACCATTGTGTACCCATCACAGGGATTGCATCTACAGTATAATGTTGGAAGCGGATTTATATGTCTGGAGGGAATATCATGGTTATTGAACTACGACCTGTATCGGTCGAGAACTGGTATGATTGTACGCAGTTAAAGGTGAAGCAAGAACAGGAAAGTATTTTTCCTGCGCCGGTGGTGAATTGGATTGCAGAATCGAAATTTGTACAAGAGTATGAACTGCGGGCCATCTATTCAGGAGCTGCGGTGGTAGGATTTATTGTCTTTTGCACAACTCCCGATGAAGACGGTAACTGCTGGATACCCGCCCTAATGATTGATGAGCATCATCAGGGAAAGGGTTATGCCAGACAAGCAATGGGACAGTTAATCGAGCATATGCGAAATGAAGGGTGTACCCGATTAATGATCGGACATAGACCTGACAATCAGATTGCCGGATCGCTGTATGAGTCGCTTGAATTCCAAAAGGTCAGTGAAGAGTTATGTGACGGTGAGGTTGTGCGTTGTTTGGAGCTTAATCAATAATAGGGTATTAACTTCTATCTCACTGTTGCTGCGGAAAATTTCAAATTTGACATGTTTATATAATACAATTTAGGTTCGAGCTCCTCTCCGGTGTTGGGGTCTTTATATCTCATTGTGATTAGGAGCTTGTCATTATATCTCGAAATATTAATCATATAATACCTTTTGTCATCAGCATTAAACGTAGTTTTTCTCATCGTGCCGTCTGAGTAACTTAATAGATATAAGTCGTTTTTTTTGCCAAACGATTGATAAAATAAACCTGAGAGTTCACTTTTTGCAGATTCTGAAGACATTTCAAATTCCGGATTAACCTCTATAATAGGACGCAGAGATTTATTTTTTATTTTTCCCAAAAATCTTGTGATACTAAAATTCGCATAGTAGATATAATTGTTGGCAACAACAAAATTAGATACCCCTTGACGCAATTCATTCTGAGTCGCATCCGTAGAATTGGGTGAAATCGTCGACACATCCACGCTATTCTGGAATTTCATGTCATGATCGTATACATCCAGAAACAACTCTGATTTACCATCCGAGTCTATTTTTAAACGTAGTAATGAAATTGTATTCTCGTCAGATGTGATTTGCCGGATGGCTTCACCTGTATTTGCTTTGTCATCAAAGTCAAATTTCTTAAGAATTTTTCTCTCCATCGTTTCTAAATTATATTCTTCTAACTCCGAACCGCCAGCAGCGATCACTCTAATCATTAATAATTTTTTATCCACAGCGGTCATGCTGTTATAAGGAAATCCGCCTGATTCAGAAAAAACTACGGTCATAGTATTACTCTTTAAGTCTATTTTATAGAGACGAAGTGTTCTGCTTGTAATATCCGATATATCACCAGTTGTGACAAACATGTATAAAGAGTTATCAATGAAGGTTGTATCATACTTAGCTTCATATGACCAATTATTAACTGTACCTAGTTTTACATTTTCTTTTGTTTTAAAAATGTAACGATAATAATCCATTTCGGATATCGAGTCAACTGACCCCGTTGGGATCTTATTGTAGATTATACTGTCATCGGTTAGCACTAACGCTCCATAACGTTCAATTTTTCCGATTTTTGTGTTGTTAATGTCATAAATTGAAATGGCTTCATTTGAAATTGAAGCATTGGGGTTAAGTGTTTGTTTTAAATCTTGTGTTTTTTGATTTTTGGCATCGTCATCACAACTACATAGTATCAATATAAAAATCAAGCCAATTAACCCTATTATTCTTTTCAAACAAACCCTTCCTTTTCGTAAATGCTATTTACTTGAATTCGAGAGGTGTTTGTATAACAACACCTCTCGATTAATGAATTTTACCAAACTACCATAGTAGAAACAGAACTAGCCATAGCTGCTGTTTTTTCGTAAAAAGATGGCCATCCAGATTGTGTTCCGCCAAGTGGATCGGCAAATTGCACAATGGACTTGTCGTTATAAATTGCATTAACCTCCAAATTGTGACCAGTTGTTGCATAATGCCAATTTGCTCCAGTCGAATTTGAAATCCCCACCGACGAAGGTGCTTTCATAGTTACGACGTCGTAATATAAATTATTGAACAGTAATTATTTTGTGACTGTTGATAGATAGTAAACGTACCTGGTATTGAAATCCTAGTTGCTGATGCTGCTCGAGCTTGATTCCCGAGTTCTTCTGCAACATTCTCCGCACTCTGGATTTTCTCGTTTATCATCTCCTGTTCATTTTTAATACTTTGCAATATTCTTGATTTGAAAATGCCAATGCTAACAAATATTACTATACTCCTCAACCCATAATACGCCAATATATGTTATATGTTTTCATAAATGTAATTATGTTCGACGCACGCTGGCCTTACTCGATTTGTGAAGGAGCGCCGGACGGCCCTTTACGGGATCGATTGAAGAGAGGTATAATGTACAGGACTATTTAACATCAAATGTTGGAAAGCGAGCGGTAACGATATGGGTCGTAAATGGAATAATATTAAGGAAAAGAAAGCATCCAAGGATGCTAATACAAGTAAGGTCTACGCCAAGTTCGGGGTAGAAATCTATGTGGTTGCCAAGAAGGGTGAGCCTGATCCGGAATCCAACCGGGCGCTGAAAGTGGTTCTGGAGCGTGCCAAGACCTACAATGTGCCGAAGGCGATTATTGACCGTGCCCTGGAGAAAGCCAAAGGCAGCGGCGATGAGAATTACGTAGAGCTGCGTTATGAGGGCTTCGGTCCAAGCGGCTCGATGATTG
This genomic interval from Paenibacillus sp. FSL H8-0332 contains the following:
- a CDS encoding TPM domain-containing protein — encoded protein: MNRKSIQAALTAILMIVLLLPLAPGRAEAAVPKHSESFYVNDFAGVIDEKTENYMVNYGVKLHQKTGAQVVLVTVNSTNGVSMEKYATSLFNSWGVGSADKNNGLLLLLSIKDDDYWAVPGKGLETELNSGVISKILSASLEPDFAAKKYSAGANKTYGSFIQKLGGSYSETLGTRSYVSDNAGVLPQVTKDYLNQSSNRYAATTGSGIYVVTVKNTGDKSLQDYTYAKFAGVAAGPRDVMLVLDIGGDNYHVLQGKSIDRVLTNDRISGILNTVLEPKFAAKDYAGGATGTANAFYSFFLARADAASGKAAGSSASAAASTVSKAPVTAKEPVELVPVSRSKGMMILGIFLVLVALISLVAASRNRYVARYGTRINPHNPRNIRRYGVWTGQPGYGYSQRRRYRRPHHHSSSGSSSSSSSSFWGSNSGGGGSSSGGGAGRYSSRDDDDDDDRNHGGGGSSGGGGAGRYSSNDDDDDSNSGGGGSASSGGGVGRHG
- a CDS encoding GNAT family N-acetyltransferase; its protein translation is MSTSIRVRRMKSEDITWIHEGLAPHDVSKPVEYIEQCWKENEGEKRLTLVAFREDEFAGWGHIVYTSNYPYFAENHIPEIQNLDVISTLRKRGIGNVLMEALEAEVFATFDTIGIGFGLYASYGTAQRLYTKRGYIPDGRGLMYDNLPAVPGSQVRVDDELTLYLTKSR
- a CDS encoding DUF4303 domain-containing protein; its protein translation is MNAVAQGGLYQDLEWLQHVKRVCSSCSPLELSLNAPISIGDSVIGLGVRSQHLSELHSRLVRAVSPSPELIARYFELDSYLPHLTLGQTGWGMNGSELIEMQALARTELTPFRNIRRVIMNDFLTEFEQRIREGFVADLEAILEEVAHEKVYVCAVGTDSDFVTLFLAVNTEQSLARHIADMTSEGLCDDAETELYYKWGISEFQYGEHSHFNHISRFLYAEDNVYQYKDEMVKIIAKVVNETKDDLFTKYNQTKEDITFFVSMTDDELLRN
- a CDS encoding phosphodiester glycosidase family protein → MLGRISEVSSLPQRSTVRKKKKPAPKRKKRGFFRTLFRVFMVCFILVIAAGGWLYFAPSAKNTRFLIADTLITTQHRHWAKYIIGEEELKHRVSDYTKRFEEMGDEVDTHEIKPEPVKEAEHTPLVQIEEVTGSGYSGYVMIVNDPKKVRLGVPGKIGSGEKVSSMVARTGAIAGVNGGGFADPNWKGNGFKPIGLVISQGKLFYNGLGGKKSTQIVGIDKEGKMVAGNYTLDQLSKMGVQEAVSFQPRIIVNGKGQIKNAAEGWGIAPRTAMGQRADGALIFVVIDGRQPGYSIGANLYDVQQIMLKHGAVIAANLDGGSSTVLVKDNEIVNKPSSQYGERYLPTAFLVFDDPENAKIKNIWEGLDPSKIDAGKKRSQ
- a CDS encoding LysR family transcriptional regulator, whose protein sequence is MTLQQLRYAIEIANSGSMNEAAKRLFVSQPSLSNAIKELESELGITIFERNNRGISISAEGMEFLGYARQIIEQTEFMENRYTGKKRSPIYFSVSTQHYAFVTDAFVKLMKESKVQEYNFSLREKQTYEIIEDVRTLRSDIGILYINESNYKIMNKLFSDGNLKFTPLFNTNPHVYVRAGHVLAAKEWITAEDIHPYPYITFEQGDNNSLHFSEEMLSFTQIEKNIKVTDRATLTHLLLGSDSYTVGTGIMASELDDAGLITIPFDSKEVFSVGWIAHKDRKPSEIMSTYIDILNDLVSGNVFELESFLL
- a CDS encoding 5-methyltetrahydropteroyltriglutamate--homocysteine S-methyltransferase, with the translated sequence MSSPVIGSTRNAPPFRYDIVGSFLRTDAIKNARSLHVKGELTAGQLQEIENAEILKLLEQEKALGLKAVTDGEFRRSWWHLDFFLGIEGTGKITLGGTPGATKEQLNRAESFRITGKIAFGNHPMIEEFRTLQQMAGETLAKMTIPAPSLFHFVQEYNGNDVYSDTETLYGDIIQVYRTAIQAFYDAGCRYLQLDDTTWGTLCSGRHRAHLRSRGVDPDQLAKDYVRLINESIAGRPADMTIALHVCRGNLRSTWFAAGGYGPVAEELFSNTNVDAFFLEYDNERSGDFEPLRFIRDQFVVLGLVTTKHGGLESKEQLIARIEEAAQYVDINKLCLSTQCGFASSEEGNILTEEEQWDKLRLVIETANEVWV
- a CDS encoding GNAT family N-acetyltransferase gives rise to the protein MVIELRPVSVENWYDCTQLKVKQEQESIFPAPVVNWIAESKFVQEYELRAIYSGAAVVGFIVFCTTPDEDGNCWIPALMIDEHHQGKGYARQAMGQLIEHMRNEGCTRLMIGHRPDNQIAGSLYESLEFQKVSEELCDGEVVRCLELNQ